In Pelodiscus sinensis isolate JC-2024 chromosome 2, ASM4963464v1, whole genome shotgun sequence, the following proteins share a genomic window:
- the DECR1 gene encoding 2,4-dienoyl-CoA reductase [(3E)-enoyl-CoA-producing], mitochondrial, which produces MALRVGCWHRALWAAAAAARFPPTRRFNHASNVLSQSSNAPQASFFSPLQKVMLPPNAFQGKVAFITGGGTGLGKGMTTALSSLGAECVISSRKIDVLKQTAEEISSKTGNKVHAVQCDVRDPVSVKNAVAELIKVAGHPAVVINNAAGNFISPTERLSANAWKTIIDIVLNGTAFVTLEIGKELIKVQKGAAFLAITTIYADSGSGFVSPSASAKAGVDAMCKSLAAEWGRYGMRFNVIQPGPIKTKGAFSRLDPTGVFEKEMIGRIPCGRLGTVEEIANLATYLCSEYASWITGAVIRMDGGEYVSMAGEFNQMKKVTNEQWDLMEALIRKTKDS; this is translated from the exons TTCAATCATGCATCAAATGTATTAAGTCAAAGCAGCAATGCACCACAAGCTAGCTTCTTTTCACCTCTTCAAAAAGTGATGTTACCACCAAATGCCTTTCAAGGAAAAGTGGCTTTTATTACTGGAGGAGGTACTGGGCTTGGCAAAGGAATGACAACAGCACTGTCCAGTTTAGGTGCTGAATGCGTTATATCAAGCAG GAAGATAGATGTTTTGAAACAAACTGCAGAAGAAATTTCTTCTAAAACAGGAAACAAG GTGCATGCAGTCCAATGTGATGTGAGAGACCCAGTTTCTGTTAAGAATGCTGTTGCTGAATTAATCAAGGTGGCTGGACACCCTGCT GTTGTGATAAACAATGCAGCTGGAAACTTTATTTCTCCTACTGAACGACTTTCTGCTAATGCATGGAAAACAATAATTGATATTGTTCTTAACGGTACTGCCTTTGTAACTCTGGAAATTGGAAAGGAACTGATTAAAGTACAAAAAG GGGCAGCATTCTTGGCTATTACAACAATCTATGCAGACAGTGGGTCTGGATTTGTATCACCAAGTGCCTCTGCCAAAGCTGGGGTAGATGCAATGTGCAA GTCTCTTGCAGCTGAATGGGGTAGATACGGCATGAGATTCAATGTGATCCAACCAGGTCCAATAAAAACAAAG GGTGCGTTTAGCCGTCTTGACCCAACAGGTGTATTTGAGAAAGAGATGATTGGGAGGATTCCCTGTGGCCGCCTGGGAACTGTAGAAGAAATAGCAAATCTTGCCACATACCTCTGTAGTGAATATGCAAGTTGGATTACTGGAGCA GTAATTAGGATGGATGGTGGCGAATATGTTTCTATGGCTGGAGAGTTCAATCAGATGAAAAAG GTTACCAATGAGCAGTGGGATTTGATGGAAGCATTAATCAGGAAAACAAAAGATTCTTAA